A genome region from Akkermansiaceae bacterium includes the following:
- a CDS encoding potassium channel protein, translating into MKTIVTVVSTLMKNRTSRINLLALLKLLGVLFLLIGAYSIVFHYLMEREGQHHSWITGVYWTLTVMSTLGFGDITFESDAGRLFSIVVLVSGVLFLLVILPFTFIEFFYAPWMKAQESANAPVELPPGTSGHVILTNYGPVSAMLIRMLAENDIRYVVLVPTIAQALELREQNVPIVVGDPTDTDTYRRIGIERAAMVVTTLGDIMNTNVTFTVRELSENVPIVASATAKQSCDALELAGVTHILRLEEMMGQALARRVIGNDAAAHLIGDLDGLLIAEASPAKTPLVGKTIAESGLRAESGVTVVGIWVHGHFEPVDPTTKIGVHTVLVLAGAQSHFDRYNEIYGRQRDGEKRSSVVIAGGGRVGRATSRALTDAGIPSVIIEKLPERVAGIDNAIVGDASDFDVLVKAGLQEAGSVIVTTHDDDINVFLTIFYRRLRHGIQIISRCTHESKAKRLHRAGADLTLSYASMGANTIFNHLRGSDTVLLAEGITIFRAKVPSSLANKSLAESAVRSRTGCSIIAVERDGDREINPDPFEDLPDDGELVLIGSLDAEKKFREVFKSSAEG; encoded by the coding sequence ATGAAAACGATCGTCACCGTCGTCAGCACCCTGATGAAGAACCGCACCAGCCGGATCAACCTGCTCGCCCTGCTCAAGCTGCTCGGTGTCCTTTTCCTGCTGATCGGTGCCTACAGCATCGTCTTCCACTACCTGATGGAACGCGAGGGACAGCACCACAGCTGGATCACCGGTGTCTATTGGACGCTCACGGTCATGTCCACGCTTGGCTTCGGGGACATCACCTTCGAGTCGGATGCCGGGCGGCTGTTCTCCATCGTCGTGCTGGTTTCCGGTGTCCTTTTCCTGCTGGTGATCCTGCCCTTCACCTTCATCGAGTTTTTCTATGCCCCATGGATGAAGGCGCAGGAAAGCGCCAACGCACCCGTCGAGCTGCCGCCCGGCACCTCCGGACACGTGATCCTCACGAACTACGGCCCCGTCTCCGCGATGCTGATCCGGATGCTCGCGGAAAACGACATCCGCTACGTCGTGCTGGTGCCCACCATCGCCCAGGCGCTGGAACTGCGCGAGCAGAACGTGCCCATCGTCGTGGGCGACCCGACGGATACGGACACCTACCGCCGCATCGGCATCGAGCGCGCCGCGATGGTTGTCACGACGCTTGGCGACATCATGAACACCAACGTCACCTTCACGGTGAGGGAGCTCTCCGAAAACGTGCCCATCGTGGCTTCCGCGACGGCCAAGCAGAGTTGCGACGCGCTGGAGTTGGCGGGTGTCACCCATATCCTGCGGCTTGAGGAAATGATGGGGCAGGCGCTCGCGCGGCGTGTCATCGGCAATGACGCCGCCGCCCACCTGATCGGCGATCTGGACGGCTTGCTCATCGCCGAGGCGAGCCCCGCCAAAACGCCCTTGGTTGGCAAAACCATCGCCGAGAGCGGGCTGCGCGCCGAGAGCGGTGTGACGGTGGTCGGGATCTGGGTGCATGGCCATTTCGAGCCGGTCGATCCAACCACGAAAATCGGCGTCCACACGGTCCTGGTGCTCGCCGGGGCACAAAGCCACTTCGACAGATACAACGAGATCTATGGGCGGCAACGGGATGGGGAGAAGCGCAGCAGCGTGGTCATCGCCGGCGGCGGGCGGGTCGGCAGGGCCACATCGAGGGCTCTCACCGATGCGGGCATCCCATCGGTCATCATCGAGAAATTGCCGGAGCGGGTGGCCGGCATCGATAACGCCATCGTCGGCGATGCCTCGGACTTCGATGTCCTCGTGAAAGCCGGGCTGCAGGAGGCGGGCTCGGTGATCGTCACGACGCATGACGACGACATCAACGTGTTCCTCACGATTTTCTACCGCCGCCTCCGCCACGGCATCCAGATCATCAGCCGCTGCACCCACGAATCGAAGGCCAAGCGGCTCCACCGCGCCGGTGCCGACCTGACGCTCTCCTATGCCTCGATGGGAGCGAACACGATCTTCAACCACCTGCGCGGCAGCGATACCGTGCTGCTCGCGGAGGGCATCACCATTTTCCGTGCGAAAGTCCCGTCCTCACTCGCCAACAAGTCGCTGGCGGAATCCGCGGTGCGCTCGCGGACGGGATGCTCCATCATCGCGGTCGAGCGGGACGGGGATCGCGAGATCAATCCGGATCCCTTCGAGGATCTTCCGGACGACGGCGAGCTGGTATTGATCGGCTCGCTGGATGCGGAGAAAAAGTTCCGCGAGGTCTTCAAGAGCTCGGCGGAAGGGTGA
- a CDS encoding DUF1552 domain-containing protein gives MFSRRNFLKTSALGAGAMSLAPSFNQLFAAPSGAGAGIPKRFIFIRKSSGLRPLESALMNFSAKDKALDDAKQPFEADLSKHELPKWLRGLDDHKENMTILQGLSAKMSENVHYSFSSVMGCFKSNRNTLSAIKRTTIDFELAKLFPSPFGHVELSFADGRTGIVSGYSAPAPQTRNYCYADPDTARSELFKSVLNPDAVNSDNDMLAFLQGKEGLKESGFKGHEVKRQEAQVESIDKIRERNKKLIGISGTLAKFLPTLDPVHADGGENASTPEKQAAMTDVLIAAMKAGLTNVVTYTIDDLGTPITGLPGNETDRVGIHPLGHDEAFGGVPAWMTREQIRISHMNQVKTIVEKLKATPEGNGTMFDNTMVMYFPENGETHHGIGTESPFIIMSGRNCNLDIAGRYIRLPYLGNEGHKTLGNWYTTLLNAHGNPMEHYGDLDLEMARKKLDQTGAIKQFMA, from the coding sequence ATGTTCAGCAGAAGAAATTTCCTCAAAACCTCGGCGCTCGGAGCCGGTGCCATGTCCCTTGCACCGTCCTTCAACCAGCTCTTTGCCGCGCCAAGCGGTGCGGGCGCGGGCATCCCGAAACGCTTCATCTTCATCCGCAAATCCAGCGGCCTCCGCCCGCTCGAAAGCGCGCTCATGAATTTCTCGGCCAAGGACAAGGCGCTCGATGACGCGAAGCAGCCCTTCGAGGCGGATCTCAGCAAGCACGAGCTGCCCAAGTGGCTGCGCGGTCTCGACGACCACAAGGAGAACATGACCATCCTCCAGGGGCTCTCCGCCAAGATGAGCGAGAACGTCCATTACTCCTTCTCCTCCGTGATGGGCTGTTTCAAATCCAACCGCAACACCCTCAGCGCCATCAAGCGGACGACGATCGATTTCGAACTCGCCAAGCTTTTCCCCTCGCCCTTCGGCCACGTCGAGCTGTCCTTCGCGGATGGCCGCACCGGCATTGTTTCCGGTTACTCGGCACCCGCCCCGCAGACACGCAACTACTGCTACGCGGATCCCGACACCGCCCGCAGCGAGCTTTTCAAATCCGTCCTCAACCCGGATGCCGTCAATTCCGACAACGATATGCTCGCCTTCCTCCAGGGCAAGGAAGGTCTGAAGGAGAGCGGCTTCAAGGGCCACGAGGTGAAACGCCAGGAGGCGCAGGTGGAATCCATCGACAAGATCCGCGAGCGTAACAAGAAGCTCATCGGCATTTCCGGAACCCTCGCCAAGTTCCTGCCCACACTCGATCCCGTCCATGCCGACGGCGGCGAAAACGCCAGCACACCCGAGAAACAGGCAGCCATGACAGACGTGCTCATCGCCGCCATGAAAGCCGGCCTGACCAACGTCGTCACCTACACCATCGACGACCTCGGCACCCCCATCACCGGCCTGCCCGGCAACGAGACGGATCGCGTCGGCATCCACCCGCTCGGCCACGACGAGGCCTTCGGCGGAGTCCCCGCCTGGATGACCCGCGAGCAGATCCGCATCAGCCACATGAACCAGGTGAAGACGATCGTCGAGAAACTCAAGGCCACCCCCGAGGGCAACGGCACGATGTTCGACAACACCATGGTCATGTATTTCCCGGAAAACGGCGAAACCCACCACGGCATCGGCACGGAATCCCCCTTCATCATCATGTCCGGCCGCAACTGCAACCTCGACATCGCCGGCCGCTACATCCGCCTGCCCTACCTCGGCAACGAAGGCCACAAGACCCTCGGCAACTGGTACACCACCCTCCTCAACGCCCACGGAAACCCGATGGAGCACTACGGCGACCTCGACCTCGAAATGGCGCGCAAGAAGCTGGATCAGACCGGTGCCATCAAGCAGTTCATGGCGTGA
- a CDS encoding DUF1588 domain-containing protein yields the protein MRASAFIATAITASISTGWAEGNKAAAAFTVPENAEAILDRYCYNCHDEDSQKGDIQLDDIGSLDTQKRLDLLNRVQEQIYFQHMPPKNKRQPDEAERKAILAVISAELGNHNASTLEGKLQKPEYGNYIDHEKLFSGEYKDVPAYTTDRRWLISEFIFNAKFQRILEKKTMANRGKKRFEVVGSKRLQEVSLANPFLLPKTIGVRYYANEDLTGGHLSSMLTNAQAVSEYITDVQVPKSKGKYLPAAMEIIAMEEAHAATITARRAFLESHIERICEEIYGDRNESMLPTFVPVVLQPLPELKEGEKYKKAPMGVSTGMLEKLGAAPLVYHTLTDPNLSQMSDDELRGYFERVWFYRGDHERTIQSRMAILREYVSDFRGIAQEQLRRHKKIEYTPLADEEMAVIRASIQQHRKKGDRYNTLIDECVTDWEQSFAQQRKDAGPPSPETLTALAGQLSGLILEREPTPAETSEYVALTQSYVEKLGRRKAVQKLIQTFLLSTEFAYRNELGAGEPDEHGRRMMSPRDASYAIAYALTDQSPDAELVAAATSGRLNTREDYKREVERLLARRDVRSLIDPILEDKSWAENTTDMPIRELRFFREFFGYPKALEIFKDEKRFGGDRLDQATNRVVNEADRIVEYILEKDKNVFEELIGTEEFYVFHDGDNEAMTADSDLIKRIYAYFKDKDWKNFGYKELAEHTDFLRKNPMRNINPDNLKSGNRSGDGLKLFKKSMTSITARLDKGQKDAAPFDMYRGYGSDFMPGENVAMLWGYSKDNWNWSATQPAKVPNRKGMLTHPAWLLAHAFNTETDPVHRGKFVREKLLAGTIPDVPITVDAVIPEDHNKTLRDRLAMATETKSCWHCHEKMNPLGNTFEMYDDFGRFRTEEYLEYPEHLVTKRPDEAKDRNHLLDLRDIYKTLPVDSSGHLAGTEDPSLDGDLVGAVDLAERLSKSRRVRQSFIRHAFRYFMGRNEFLSDSKTLIDAEQAYVNNGGSFDAAIVSLLTSDSFIYRKPAEN from the coding sequence ATGAGAGCATCAGCATTCATCGCCACTGCCATCACCGCATCCATCAGCACCGGATGGGCGGAGGGGAACAAAGCGGCGGCCGCTTTCACCGTGCCTGAAAACGCGGAAGCGATCCTTGACCGCTATTGCTACAACTGCCACGACGAGGACTCCCAGAAAGGCGACATCCAGCTCGACGACATCGGAAGCCTTGACACCCAGAAGCGCCTGGATCTCCTGAACCGAGTCCAGGAACAGATCTATTTCCAGCACATGCCGCCCAAGAACAAGCGGCAGCCGGATGAGGCCGAGCGGAAAGCGATCCTTGCGGTCATTTCCGCAGAGCTTGGAAACCACAATGCCTCTACCCTCGAAGGCAAGCTGCAGAAGCCCGAATACGGCAACTACATCGACCACGAAAAGCTCTTCTCCGGCGAATACAAGGATGTGCCCGCCTACACCACCGACCGCCGCTGGCTGATCAGCGAGTTCATCTTCAACGCCAAGTTCCAGCGCATCCTTGAGAAGAAGACCATGGCGAACCGGGGCAAGAAGCGGTTTGAAGTGGTCGGCAGCAAGAGGTTGCAGGAAGTCTCGCTCGCCAACCCCTTCCTCCTGCCCAAGACCATCGGCGTGCGCTACTACGCGAACGAGGATCTCACCGGCGGCCACCTCTCCAGCATGCTGACCAACGCGCAGGCCGTGTCCGAATACATCACCGACGTCCAGGTGCCCAAGAGCAAGGGCAAATACCTGCCTGCGGCCATGGAAATCATCGCGATGGAGGAAGCCCATGCGGCCACCATCACCGCACGCCGCGCATTCCTTGAAAGCCACATCGAGCGGATCTGCGAAGAGATCTACGGTGACCGGAATGAGTCCATGCTGCCCACCTTCGTGCCCGTCGTGCTCCAGCCGCTGCCTGAACTCAAGGAGGGCGAGAAATACAAGAAGGCACCGATGGGCGTCTCGACGGGCATGCTGGAGAAACTGGGCGCGGCTCCGCTCGTCTATCACACCCTGACCGATCCCAATCTCTCACAAATGAGCGACGACGAGTTACGTGGTTACTTCGAGCGTGTCTGGTTCTACCGCGGCGACCACGAGCGCACGATCCAGAGTCGCATGGCAATTCTCAGGGAGTATGTTTCGGACTTCCGCGGGATCGCCCAGGAACAGCTCAGGAGGCACAAGAAGATCGAATACACGCCACTCGCCGATGAGGAAATGGCGGTGATTCGTGCTTCCATCCAGCAACACCGCAAGAAGGGCGACCGTTATAACACCCTCATCGACGAGTGCGTCACCGACTGGGAGCAGTCCTTTGCCCAGCAGCGCAAAGACGCCGGCCCGCCAAGCCCCGAGACACTCACCGCACTGGCCGGCCAGCTTTCCGGGCTGATCCTCGAGCGCGAACCCACGCCTGCGGAAACCTCCGAATACGTCGCGCTGACACAATCGTACGTCGAAAAGCTCGGCCGTCGCAAGGCGGTGCAGAAGCTGATCCAGACCTTCCTGCTTTCCACCGAATTCGCCTACCGCAACGAGCTGGGTGCAGGCGAACCGGACGAGCACGGACGCCGCATGATGTCACCCCGTGACGCCAGCTACGCCATCGCCTACGCCCTGACCGACCAGAGTCCGGACGCGGAACTGGTGGCCGCAGCAACAAGCGGCCGCCTCAACACCCGCGAGGACTACAAGCGCGAGGTCGAGCGCCTGCTCGCCAGGCGCGATGTGCGGTCGCTCATCGACCCCATCCTGGAGGACAAAAGCTGGGCCGAGAACACCACGGACATGCCCATCCGCGAGCTGCGGTTTTTCCGCGAGTTCTTCGGCTATCCCAAGGCGCTGGAGATTTTCAAGGACGAGAAACGCTTCGGCGGCGACCGCCTGGACCAGGCGACCAACCGCGTGGTCAACGAGGCCGACCGGATCGTGGAATACATTCTTGAGAAAGACAAAAACGTGTTCGAAGAGCTGATCGGCACCGAGGAATTCTACGTGTTCCATGACGGTGACAACGAGGCAATGACGGCAGACTCCGACCTGATCAAGCGCATCTACGCATACTTCAAGGACAAGGATTGGAAAAACTTCGGTTACAAGGAGCTGGCCGAGCACACGGATTTCCTCCGCAAGAACCCAATGCGCAACATCAACCCGGACAATCTCAAATCAGGGAACCGCTCGGGCGACGGCCTGAAGCTCTTCAAGAAATCCATGACTTCCATCACCGCCCGTCTCGACAAGGGCCAGAAGGACGCCGCGCCCTTCGACATGTATCGGGGTTACGGCTCCGATTTCATGCCCGGCGAAAACGTCGCGATGCTGTGGGGCTACAGCAAGGACAACTGGAACTGGTCGGCCACCCAGCCGGCGAAAGTCCCCAACCGCAAGGGCATGCTGACCCATCCCGCCTGGCTCCTCGCCCACGCTTTCAACACCGAGACCGATCCCGTGCACCGCGGCAAGTTCGTGCGCGAGAAACTTTTGGCCGGCACCATCCCTGACGTGCCGATCACGGTGGATGCGGTGATTCCGGAGGATCACAACAAAACCCTGCGCGACCGCCTTGCCATGGCCACGGAAACCAAGTCCTGCTGGCACTGCCATGAAAAGATGAACCCTCTAGGCAACACCTTCGAGATGTACGACGACTTCGGCCGGTTCCGCACCGAGGAGTATCTGGAATATCCCGAACACCTGGTCACCAAACGACCCGACGAGGCGAAAGACCGCAACCACCTGCTGGATCTCCGCGATATTTACAAGACCCTTCCGGTCGATTCCTCGGGACATCTCGCCGGCACCGAAGACCCTTCGTTGGACGGGGATCTCGTGGGTGCCGTCGATCTCGCGGAGCGCCTTTCCAAATCGCGCCGGGTGCGCCAATCCTTCATCCGCCATGCCTTCCGCTACTTCATGGGCCGCAACGAATTCCTTTCCGATTCGAAAACCCTGATCGATGCCGAGCAGGCTTACGTAAACAATGGTGGTAGCTTTGATGCCGCAATTGTATCACTATTGACCTCGGATTCCTTCATTTACCGCAAACCAGCAGAAAACTAG